Proteins encoded together in one Penicillium digitatum chromosome 1, complete sequence window:
- a CDS encoding WD repeat protein: protein MKLSNPSEVPVYTISGSDSARPLPEWLARRRKRSLKNDPEYANRVELLQDFEFEEASHCVRVSEDGEWVMSTGTYKPQIHTHYLPQLSLSWARHTSSLNTTFILLSSDYTKSLHLQSDRSLEFHTPSGCHYTTRLPRYGRDIVYDRQSTEVLIPAVGVNQDGMGEVYRLNLELGRYMRSFEVDVGGDDFTSTGGGTLQGGINTGSVNTGAIAEQSHNLLAFGTSLGTVELWDPRAKGRAGVLSTPTQVGLYDERSEITALEFNRSGMSLGTGSSNGLIHLYDLRSPVPFQIKDQGYGFPIHTLQFLEQSSATQAATIEPKLLSADKRIIKLWDIEDQKPWTSVEPAVDLNSVAWCKDSGMLLTANEGRQQHSFFIPQLGPAPRWCSFLDNLVEEMAEDPNDPSAFKSAQSSSVWPGFTLVPSEEVAKWDAKLIKAGGEPIDLASYMQSGKMVPYSKGYQVSNFVYNSITGLFPDTENPRAKKVAEIMNKERESRIRGKKKVAVKVNRRLAERMLNAEEKRERKHAKRLLEGSGDQEMVDATSSAAVDKNVLGGGRFAQLFEDQDFAVDETSREFQLLNPSTVPQAAAPSASRKERGLTAVEQEAIDDVPGSSSDSDSDSETEKPTKTVTSKKISSADYKRTKRPPPRMQVSSSNQANSTRDRSFGSRAQNMKSRQKPARRVGVVGEQEMSFNPAGKPKRAAPEVRYDKTDTSFRAKERRSASGNTFRKM from the exons ATGAAGCTGTCCAATCCGTCTGAAGTCCCGGTATATACCATCTCGGGCTCAGACAGTGCTCGCCCGCTTCCCGAATGGCTTGCTAGACGGCGAAAGCGCAGCTTGAAAAATGATCCCGAGTATGCCAATCGAGTTGAACTACTGCAAGACTTTGAATTTGAGGAAGCGAGTCACTGTGTTCGGGTCAGTGAGGATGGAGAATGGGTTATGAGCACAG GAACTTACAAGCCACAAATTCATACTCATTATCTTCCACAATTGTCCCTTTCATGGGCGCGCCATACCAGTTCGCTCAACACCACATTCATCCTACTGTCTTCCGATTATACCAAGTCCCTCCACCTCCAGTCTGATCGATCTCTCGAGTTCCACACTCCCTCGGGCTGTCACTACACCACCAGACTTCCCAGATATGGACGTGACATTGTCTACGACCGCCAGTCGACTGAAGTGCTTATTCCTGCAGTTGGTGTTAATCAGGATGGCATGGGAGAGGTATACCGATTGAACTTGGAGCTAGGTCGATACATGCGGAGTTTTGAGGTTGATGTCGGAGGTGACGATTTTACATCCACGGGTGGTGGAACTCTCCAAGGTGGAATCAACACAGGCTCTGTTAACACCGGTGCTATTGCGGAACAGAGTCACAATTTGTTGGCATTCGGAACTTCATTGGGGACAGTTGAGCTGTGGGACCCTAGGGCTAAGGGACGCGCTGGGGTGCTGTCTACACCCACCCAAGTTGGACTTTATGATGAGCGCTCAGAGATCACAGCTCTAGAATTCAATCGCTCCGGCATGAGCCTCGGAACCGGCTCATCTAATGGTCTCATTCACCTCTATGACTTGCGTTCCCCCGTTCCCTTCCAGATCAAGGATCAAGGATACGGGTTCCCTATTCACACTCTCCAATTCCTCGAACAGTCGTCTGCAACACAAGCTGCGACAATCGAACCCAAGTTGCTCTCGGCCGATAAGCGTATCATCAAGCTCTGGGATATCGAAGATCAAAAGCCTTGGACCTCTGTTGAACCGGCGGTGGATCTCAACTCGGTCGCTTGGTGCAAGGATAGCGGCATGCTCCTCACAGCCAATGAAGGCCGACAGCAACACTCATTTTTCATTCCGCAGCTTGGCCCCGCGCCGAGGTGGTGCTCATTCTTGGACAATCTGGTTGAAGAGATGGCTGAGGATCCAAACGACCCCAGTGCGTTCAAGTCTGCCCAGTCTAGTTCCGTCTGGCCCGGATTCACGCTTGTGCCCAGTGAGGAGGTCGCTAAATGGGATGCCAAGCTTATCAAGGCAGGCGGAGAACCCATTGATTTGGCGTCCTACATGCAGTCAGGAAAGATGGTACCTTACTCGAAGGGTTACCAAGTATCGAACTTTGTTTATAACTCTATAACTGGGTTGTTCCCCGACACAGAAAACCCCAGAGCGAAGAAGGTGGCAGAAATTATGAACAAGGAGCGGGAAAGCCGCATCCGCggcaagaagaaggttgCCGTCAAGGTGAACAGGAGACTGGCCGAAAGGATGCTGAACGCggaggagaagagagagcGCAAGCATGCCAAACGCCTATTGGAAGGCTCGGGCGACCAGGAAATGGTCGATGCCACTTCTTCCGCAGCCGTGGACAAGAATGTATTGGGCGGTGGCCGTTTCGCCCAGCTGTTCGAGGACCAAGACTTTGCTGTCGACGAGACTTCACGCGAATTCCAGTTGCTGAATCCCAGTACGGTTCCCCAGGCTGCTGCCCCATCTGCTTCGAGAAAGGAGCGTGGCTTGACGGCAGTCGAGCAAGAAGCCATCGACGACGTGCCCGGTTCAAGCTCCGATTCCGATTCCGACAGCGAGACGGAAAAGCCTACCAAGACAGTGACTTCCAAAAAGATCTCTTCTGCAGACTACAAGCGGACGAAGCGCCCTCCGCCTCGGATGCAAGTATCGTCTTCGAATCAAGCCAACTCCACCCGAGACCGCTCCTTCGGCTCCCGCGCGCAGAATATGAAGTCGAGACAAAAGCCTGCACGACGAGTTGGTGTCGTCGGCGAGCAAGAGATGAGCTTCAACCCGGCCGGGAAGCCGAAGCGTGCTGCCCCCGAAGTGCGCTACGACAAGACCGACACATCGTTCCGGGCCAAGGAACGCCGCAGTGCTTCTGGAAACACTTTCCGCAAGATGTAA
- a CDS encoding Mediator complex, subunit Med13, whose protein sequence is MDFPGGANTNIHLIDGFTNIYWRIYTEEASIANNPQESPANGYTILKHLSRLKDLEARLRGLNCLASCPRRLGLWVFSPTPEFESLNALYVRESDPESSRIVVGTTTLKVSALGSVSSLDLVKGLSSDTQSQHGTQPAGQQRPHQSQLPSRRQDGYSSSAAIYASFISAVAGSISLQIIRRHAALPLGSRTLFTAIEKSGYESPQINNESILSTSCLTTLNIQLTMSGTITVSAQTVPQTGIIRLCSPCEDTAEIIDAQPGTDLWLCPNGTIARLVTADVDSSNVLSLGYPAPGNLSAKRIQWKLDVVQWLRNFGLNVDSIDEEHWVEVEVWEPFFARLAGEAWRQSDDSQSALPLKRMLWPARFCFRRASSSNLSSEAQPSLLDEPLDFAERWSAMASSLKLDQIAHTAQNTSITQDPQSKDQEMLSPKAEPLDSIESLSRIAQYPDLQSTNLVYPTPPDGAAVVGLNNSNPPEAFTDDSDFGPPHLLQRNSRRNAPGSDISPVQNSGIGIGTGRYDASDEEDLFGEMNERDFGSKGITDADFSFFDDPDFDGMEGGSRVDDADEALEALHPQSEPEAEAMVDAEHSPNQPPGISTHVEALEVHASPIYLEAPQLSEELLAPEEPAHSPTDRAGQTISPPLSPVEVKRILFPGPEAGDHQQSTDNRGQGHYHPVVFEKKLGDWDQKYGAAGKFWFSSGGSLDALNHTSEIPTIGIPRRARSSANALGSSKELNKTSLSLIPSENGLRSASVSSDSSDESIDIISEHVPTPAAMPSMHSLKRKRASSESDIMSVASQEKSLPGTEATPGYAAENSTFLGNFLANFSDWTLTGYFSALPPQQHPVIIRREGQLEIAQLLVDQITQSSLKHPLDGKIGLFDLESEPLSLQAPDDTTLLSEASKMDFKRYISLQDEFFANQLQQHSPPPKDTPKSIISKLPAPHIRVRRGKEYLEALPPAVSFWETFGLEPAYGPKNISAYCIHPQAASKAADVFLRRFGLLYQSCSLGTHARGEDSVAFEEGLKLWKSETSSYESMMQVLKRICEQLGSELSQSPATTDNHVVYIINPFTHAAALADICSAFWYLFQQLVAGSERRQTQISNELVLQIIPLEFIMSSETMVAPPQTDYLNLALEVYSRCRPNDVDMSPLLCAPPMLLADALPRAISFRLAPERSSPLQDGRSLHIAYSKSLDQRWISVAWSDLPGSIQRTMSYCLRYRQSGGARPISEIRNEIWATTKHIMDKFQARWKVQLATTEPIETDEVEAWSSLADHHNKLNPGSLELTILAVNTIPDLILEPPVPPISMAMLNILSSSTPVSTPNASASVASPEQSGNAATPTSAGPAACTAPTPTDLSLETDSEAVLADICDDSWLAILSHRLNSSPHLTEFRPALSSGYLLRRRGAADGDGVFAITVNLIYSPRPPASYDNVLKDTLSMYRDLGCLARAKGICSVQNNTLPWHVATALRGQELLSYVF, encoded by the exons ATGGACTTCCCTGGCGGCGCAAACACCAACATACATCTTATT GATGGATTCACCAATATTTACTGGAGAATCTACACAGAAGAAGCTAGTATCGCAAACAATCCACAGGAAAGCCCCGCCAATGGCTACACCATTCTCAAGCACTTGAGTCGTCTCAAAGATTTAGAGGCTCGATTGAGAGGTTTAAATTGTCTGGCATCATGTCCGAGGCGTCTAGGGCTTTGGGTGTTCTCCCCTACCCCTGAGTTCGAAAGCCTGAATGCTCTGTATGTGAGGGAAAGTGACCCAGAGTCAAGTAGGATTGTCGTCGGCACAACAACTTTGAAAG TGTCTGCTTTAGGAAGTGTCTCCTCACTGGACTTGGTGAAAGGGCTGTCGTCCGACACCCAGAGTCAGCACGGTACCCAACCCGCTGGGCAGCAACGGCCACATCAGAGCCAACTGCCATCTCGCCGTCAAGATGGCTATAGCAGTTCAGCGGCCATTTATGCATCATTTATATCTGCTGTTGCTGGTTCAATCAGCCTCCAGATTATTCGACGCCATGCTGCTCTACCCCTTGGATCACGCACCCTTTTCACTGCCATCGAAAAGTCGGGATACGAAAGTCCCCAAATCAACAATGAAAGCATCCTCTCCACTTCTTGCTTGACCACACTCAATATCCAGTTAACTATGAGCGGAACAATAACCGTTTCCGCCCAGACTGTACCTCAAACGGGTATAATTCGACTGTGCAGTCCATGCGAAGACACTGCCGAAATAATTGACGCGCAGCCTGGGACTGATCTTTGGCTTTGTCCGAATGGGACTATCGCTAGGCTTGTCACGGCTGATGTTGACTCGTCAAATGTTCTTTCTTTGGGCTACCCAGCCCCTGGGAATCTGTCTGCAAAAAGAATACAGTGGAAATTAGATGTTGTGCAGTGGCTGCGGAATTTTGGGTTGAATGTTGACTCAATTGATGAAGAACACTGGGTTGAAGTGGAGGTCTGGGAGCCTTTTTTCGCGAGGCTTGCTGGGGAAGCATGGCGACAGAGTGATGACAGTCAATCCGCATTGCCGCTGAAGCGCATGCTATGGCCAGCTCGATTTTGCTTCAGAAGGGCTAGCTCATCAAATCTCTCTTCCGAGGCTCAACCTTCCCTTCTTGACGAACCCCTAGATTTTGCAGAGCGATGGTCTGCAATGGCGAGCTCTCTCAAGCTAGATCAAATTGCCCACACTGCTCAAAACACCTCTATCACTCAAGACCCACAATCAAAAGACCAAGAAATGCTGTCACCCAAGGCCGAACCTCTCGATAGCATAGAGAGTTTGTCACGAATTGCGCAATATCCTGATTTGCAAAGCACAAATCTTGTTTACCCGACTCCCCCAGATGGAGCTGCTGTAGTCGGATTGAACAATTCAAATCCCCCCGAGGCTTTCACCGACGATTCTGACTTTGGACCACCCCATTTATTGCAACGAAACTCGAGAAGAAATGCGCCAGGATCTGATATTTCGCCTGTTCAGAATAGTGGCATTGGAATTGGCACTGGCCGATATGATGCAagtgatgaagaagatctctTTGGGGAAATGAATGAAAGAGATTTCGGGTCGAAAGGTATCACCGATGCGGACTTCAGCTTTTTTGATGACCCTGATTTCGATGGCATGGAGGGTGGCTCTCGTGTAGATGATGCAGAtgaagcccttgaagctTTACATCCTCAGAGCGAACCGGAGGCGGAAGCCATGGTTGACGCAGAGCACTCCCCCAACCAGCCACCGGGAATTTCAACTCATGTCGAAGCACTTGAGGTACACGCCTCTCCGATATACCTCGAAGCCCCACAGTTATCAGAAGAGCTCTTGGCCCCCGAAGAACCAGCTCATTCACCTACGGATCGCGCAGGCCAAACAATAAGCCCGCCTTTGAGCCCAGTAGAAGTGAAAAGGATTTTGTTCCCGGGGCCCGAGGCAGGCGATCATCAACAATCTACAGACAACCGGGGGCAAGGGCATTACCACCCAGTGGTATTCGAGAAGAAACTtggtgattgggatcagaagTACGGAGCAGCTGGCAAATTCTGGTTCTCCAGTGGTGGCTCATTGGACGCGTTGAATCACACATCTGAAATTCCCACTATTGGCATTCCTCGCCGCGCCCGAAGCAGTGCCAACGCACTCGGCTCCTCCAAAGAACTTAACAAGACCAGCCTATCTCTGATTCCGTCAGAAAATGGACTACGATCAGCCTCGGTGAGCAGTGACAGCAGCGATGAGAGCATCGATATTATCTCGGAGCACGTCCCAACACCGGCAGCCATGCCCTCGATGCACTCTTTAAAGCGCAAACGAGCTTCTTCGGAATCTGATATCATGTCGGTTGCGTCCCAAGAGAAGTCATTGCCTGGCACAGAAGCAACTCCCGGATACGCAGCCGagaattctacgttcctcgGTAACTTCTTGGCCAACTTTTCCGATTGGACGTTAACCGGTTATTTCTCTGCTCTTCCACCTCAACAACACCCTGTAATTATTCGCCGTGAAGGTCAACTTGAAATTGCCCAACTTCTGGTTGACCAAATCACGCAGTCCTCTCTTAAGCATCCACTTGATGGAAAAATTGGCCTTTTTGATCTCGAGAGCGAGCCCTTGTCACTGCAAGCCCCCGACGACACAACGCTCTTGAGTGAGGCCTCGAAAATGGACTTCAAGAGATACATATCACTGCAGGATGAATTTTTTGCGAATCAATTGCAACAGCATTCGCCGCCGCCCAAAGACACCCCAAAAAGCATTATTTCAAAGTTACCGGCGCCTCACATTCGTGTGCGTCGAGGGAAAGAATACCTAGAGGCTCTTCCCCCAGCTGTATCCTTTTGGGAGACGTTTGGTCTTGAGCCTGCTTACGGACCGAAGAACATCTCTGCTTATTGCATTCACCCACAAGCTGCGTCAAAAGCGGCAGATGTGTTTCTGAGACGGTTTGGTCTTCTTTACCAAAGTTGCAGTCTTGGGACTCATGCCAGAGGAGAAGATTCTGTGGCATTTGAAGAAGGACTGAAGCTATGGAAATCCGAAACATCTAGTTACGAATCTATGATGCAGGTTTTGAAGAGAATTTGCGAGCAGCTTG GCTCGGAGCTCTCACAATCCCCAGCGACTACTGATAACCATGTTGTCTATATCATCAACCCATTTACTCACGCTGCGGCACTAGCAGACATTTGTTCCGCCTTCTGGTACCTCTTCCAACAATTGGTAGCTGGTTCCGAACGAAGACAGACTCAAATTTCCAACGAGCTTGTTCTGCAGATAATCCCGCTGGAGTTTATCATGTCAAGTGAAACGATGGTTGCACCTCCCCAGACGGACTATTTAAATTTGGCCCTAGAAGTCTACAGTCGATGTCGCCCAAACGATGTGGATATGAGCCCCCTGCTCTGTGCGCCACCAATGCTTCTGGCCGACGCTCTTCCTAGAGCCATTAGTTTCCGACTTGCACCTGAAAGATCTTCGCCGCTTCAAGATGGACGAAGTCTTCATATTGCTTACTCCAAAAGTCTTGATCAACGCTGGATATCGGTGGCATGGTCTGATTTGCCAGGTTCGATACAAAGAACTATGTCATACTGCCTACGGTATCGTCAGTCGGGTGGTGCCAGACCGATTTCCGAGATAAGGAATGAAATCTGGGCTACGACGAAACATATTATGGATAAATTCCAAGCACGCTGGAAAGTTCAGCTTGCAACCACCGAGCCTATAGAAACCGATGAGGTTGAAG CCTGGTCTAGTCTAGCAGACCATCACAATAAGTTAAACCCCGGGTCCTTGGAATTGACCATTTTGGCAGTCAACACTATTCCCGACTTGATCCTTGAGCCACCAGTCCCACCTATCTCGATGGCAATGCTGAATATACTGTCTTCCTCTACCCCTGTCTCGACTCCTAATGCAAGTGCCAGCGTTGCATCCCCCGAACAATCAGGCAACGCAGCTACGCCAACCAGCGCCGGTCCGGCCGCTTGCACTGCTCCGACGCCAACGGATTTGTCACTTGAAACAGATTCAGAAGCCGTCCTTGCTGACATCTGCGACGATTCCTGGCTAGCCATCTTATCACACCGCCTCAACAGTTCTCCACACCTCACCGAATTCCGACCCGCCCTTTCCAGCGGGTACCTCCTCCGCCGCAGGGGAGCTGCTGATGGCGACGGTGTGTTTGCAATCACGGTCAATCTCATCTATTCCCCGCGTCCGCCCGCATCCTACGATAACGTCCTGAAAGATACCTTAAGTATGTATCGGGACCTGGGTTGTCTTGCCCGGGCCAAGGGCATATGCAGTGTACAAAACAACACACTGCCTTGGCATGTCGCCACGGCTCTCCGTGGACAAGAGCTTTTGAGTTATGTTTTTTGA
- a CDS encoding RNA recognition motif-related — protein sequence MSLPPPPGLRQTPSSLPPRPPPSANAAQPPIVNPAGHGGRSRQTGYSAFTAFQPRAVASNQPHRANIHSVSTPPVSAAGYATPTNSYVNHYQQPQTYQSVPSYYGQPQYAENTYGPTVPHIANPFGSTPNQANTGFPQNGNAPGFDAETEAQIAQWQSAYNKPTEDSKNQPGSGVNTGTGTPTFGTSTPAPQSDSQKTVIRSGGGETWTDSTLLEWDPAHFRLFVGNLAGEVTDESLLKAFSRYTSVQKARVVREKRTQKSQGYGFVSFSGSDDYFKAGREMQGKYIGSHPILLRRAMTEVRPASNPKYGKHGKKQGKGKGPKGDSAGGAGGKVKQDGIKKPAKTKGGLKILG from the coding sequence ATGTCCCTTCCGCCTCCTCCAGGTCTCAGACAGACTCCCTCGTCACTTCCGCCCCGCCCACCTCCATCCGCCAACGCCGCGCAGCCTCCCATCGTAAATCCTGCAGGCCATGGCGGTAGATCCCGACAAACAGGCTACAGCGCCTTCACAGCGTTCCAGCCGCGCGCGGTAGCCTCCAATCAACCGCATCGCGCTAATATCCACTCGGTCTCAACTCCGCCAGTCTCTGCTGCAGGGTATGCAACCCCCACCAACAGCTATGTCAACCACtatcaacaacctcaaaCATATCAGAGTGTGCCTTCCTATTATGGTCAACCTCAATACGCTGAAAACACATACGGCCCGACCGTCCCACACATTGCGAACCCGTTCGGATCTACGCCCAATCAGGCAAACACAGGGTTCCCACAGAATGGCAACGCCCCCGGCTTTGATGCAGAGACTGAAGCTCAAATTGCGCAGTGGCAGAGCGCCTACAACAAACCCACCGAAGACTCCAAAAACCAACCTGGTTCAGGCGTGAACACGGGAACTGGAACCCCAACCTTCGGCACCAGCACCCCTGCCCCGCAGTCCGATTCACAAAAAACTGTCATTCGTTCTGGTGGTGGTGAGACATGGACCGACTCGACCTTATTGGAGTGGGACCCGGCACATTTCCGCCTTTTTGTGGGCAACCTTGCAGGCGAAGTGACGGATGAGTCTCTGCTGAAGGCCTTTTCTCGCTACACATCGGTCCAGAAAGCGCGTGTGGTCCGAGAGAAACGAACTCAAAAGAGCCAAGGATATGGGTTTGTCAGCTTCAGTGGAAGTGATGACTACTTCAAAGCGGGACGAGAAATGCAAGGAAAGTACATTGGTTCGCATCCAATCTTGCTGCGCCGAGCCATGACCGAGGTTCGTCCCGCTTCAAACCCCAAGTATGGAAAGCATGGGAAGAAACAAGGCAAGGGCAAGGGTCCTAAGGGAGACAGCGCCGGTGGAGCTGGTGGAAAGGTGAAGCAGGACGGTATCAAAAAGCCAGCCAAAACCAAGGGAGGATTGAAAATTCTAGGCTAA
- a CDS encoding 6-phosphogluconate dehydrogenase, decarboxylating: MADQAVADFGLIGLAVMGQNLILNVADHGFTVCAYNRTTAKVDRFLENEAKGKSIVGAHSIQEFCAKLKRPRRIMLLVMAGKPVDDFIESLLPFLEKGDIIIDGGNSHFPDSNRRTQYLTSKGISFVGSGVSGGEEGARYGPSLMPGGNEEAWPHIKDIFQSISAKSDGEACCDWVGDEGAGHYVKMVHNGIEYGDMQLICEAYDILKRGVGLSSKEIGDVFAKWNTGVLDSFLIEITRDILYYNDNDGTPLVDKILDKAGQKGTGKWTAINALDLGMPVTLIGEAVFSRCLSALKDERGRASSILSGPTPKFEGDKQAFVDDLEQALYASKIISYAQGFMLIQNAAKEYKWKLNKPSIALMWRGGCIIRSVFLKDITNAYRNNPDLENLLFDDFFNKAINNAQSGWRNVISKTALWGIPAPAFSTALSFYDGYRSKNLPANLLQAQRDYFGAHTFRIKPENASETFPEGKDIHVNWTGRGGDVSASTYIA, encoded by the exons ATGGCTGACCAAGCTGT TGCTGATTTCGGCCTCATCGGTCTGGCCGTCATGGGCCAGAACCTGATCCTGAACGTTGCTGATCACGGTTTCACCGTTTGCGCTTACAACCGTACAACTGCCAAGGTTGACCGTTTCTTGGAGAACGAGGCCAAGG GCAAGTCCATCGTTGGTGCTCACTCCATCCAGGAGTTCTGCGCCAAGCTCAAGCGCCCCCGTCGTATCATGCTCCTCGTTATGGCCGGCAAGCCTGTTGATGACTTCATCGAGTCCCTCCTGCCTTTCCTCGAGAAGGGTGATATCATCATTGACGGCGGTAACTCCCACTTCCCCGACAGCAACCGCCGCACTCAATACCTCACCTCCAAGGGCATCAGCTTCGTTGGCAGCGGTGTCTCCGGCGGTGAGGAGGGTGCCCGTTACGGACCTTCTCTCATGCCCGGCGGTAACGAGGAGGCCTGGCCCCACATTAAGGACATTTTCCAGAGCATCTCCGCCAAGAGCGACGGCGAGGCCTGCTGCGACTGGGTTGGTGACGAGGGTGCTGGTCACTACGTCAAGATGGTCCACAACGGCATTGAGTACGGTGACATGCAACTAATCTGCGAG GCCTACGATATCTTGAAGCGCGGTGTCGGTCTCTCCTCCAAGGAGATTGGTGATGTTTTCGCCAAGTGGAACACCGGTGTTCTCGACTCCTTCCTGATCGAGATCACCCGTGATATCCTCTACTACAACGACAACGATGGAACTCCCCTTGTTGATAAGATTCTCGACAAGGCTGGCCAGAAGGGTACCGGCAAGTGGACCGCCATCAACGCTCTGGATCTCGGCATGCCCGTTACCCTGATCGGTGAGGCTGTCTTCTCCCGCTGCCTCAGTGCTCTCAAGGACGAGCGTGGCCGCGCCAGCAGCATCCTGAGCGGTCCTACTCCCAAGTTCGAGGGCGACAAGCAGGCTTTCGTCGACGACCTTGAGCAGGCCCTTTACGCTTCCAAGATTATCTCCTACGCTCAGGGCTTCATGCTCATTCAGAAC GCCGCCAAGGAGTACAAGTGGAAGCTGAACAAGCCTTCCATTGCCCTCATGTGGCGCGGTGGCTGCATCATCCGCTCCGTCTTCCTTAAGGACATTACCAATGCCTACCGCAACAACCCCGACCTTGAGAACCTGCTGTTCGACGACTTCTTCAACAAGGCCATTAACAATGCCCAGAGCGGCTGGCGTAACGTGATCAGCAAGACCGCTCTGTGGGGTATCCCCGCCCCGGCTTTCTCCACCGCTCTCAGCTTCTACGACGGATACCGTTCTAAGAACCTGCCCGCCAACCTGCTCCAGGCCCAGCGTGACTACTTCGGTGCCCACACTTTCCGCATCAAGCCCGAGAACGCCAGCGAGACCTTCCCCGAGGGCAAGGATATCCACGTTAACTGGACTGGCCGTGGTGGTGATGTGTCGGCCTCGACCTACATCGCATGA